In a genomic window of Rhodovulum sp. P5:
- the glpX gene encoding class II fructose-bisphosphatase, translating to MNASHSPVDFNDRMLSLGLARVSEKAALASAKLIGHGDEKAADQAAVDAMRTELNRLEIQGVIVIGEGERDEAPMLYIGEEVGQGEGPSVDIALDPLEGTTLTAKDMPNALTVIAMGPRGSMLHAPDVYMEKLAIGPGYAPGVVTLDMSPAERVRELAKAKGGDNDDITVCILERPRHEDLIAEVRSTGAAIRLITDGDVAGVMHCAESQRTGIDMYMGSGGAPEGVLAAAALKCMGGQMYGQLLFRNDDERGRAAKAGITDLDRVYTRDDMVTRDVIFAATGVTDGSLLPGIKREVGWLTAETLLMRSKTGSVRRMVYRNPAP from the coding sequence ATGAACGCGTCCCATTCCCCCGTTGATTTCAATGACCGCATGCTGTCGCTTGGTCTTGCCCGTGTGTCTGAGAAGGCGGCGCTCGCCTCGGCCAAGCTGATCGGTCACGGTGATGAAAAGGCCGCCGACCAGGCCGCGGTCGATGCCATGCGCACCGAACTCAACCGGCTTGAAATTCAGGGCGTCATCGTGATCGGCGAGGGCGAGCGCGACGAGGCGCCGATGCTTTATATCGGCGAGGAAGTCGGTCAGGGCGAAGGCCCGTCGGTCGACATCGCGCTTGACCCGCTGGAGGGGACAACGCTGACGGCGAAGGATATGCCCAACGCCCTGACCGTGATCGCCATGGGGCCGCGCGGCTCGATGCTGCATGCGCCCGATGTCTATATGGAAAAGCTGGCGATCGGCCCGGGATATGCGCCGGGGGTTGTCACGCTCGACATGTCGCCGGCGGAACGGGTGCGTGAGCTGGCCAAGGCCAAGGGCGGCGACAATGACGATATCACCGTCTGCATCCTTGAACGCCCGCGCCATGAAGACCTGATTGCCGAGGTCCGCTCTACCGGTGCCGCGATCCGGCTGATCACCGATGGCGATGTCGCCGGCGTCATGCACTGCGCGGAATCGCAGCGCACCGGCATCGACATGTATATGGGATCGGGCGGGGCGCCCGAGGGTGTGCTGGCCGCCGCGGCACTGAAATGCATGGGCGGGCAGATGTACGGCCAGCTTCTGTTCCGCAACGACGACGAACGGGGCCGCGCCGCCAAGGCCGGGATCACCGATCTTGACCGGGTCTATACCCGCGACGACATGGTCACCCGCGACGTGATCTTTGCCGCGACCGGCGTGACCGACGGATCGCTTCTGCCCGGGATCAAGCGAGAGGTCGGCTGGCTGACCGCCGAAACCCTGCTGATGCGCTCCAAGACCGGGTCGGTCCGGCGCATGGTCTATCGCAACCCCGCCCCCTGA
- the recJ gene encoding single-stranded-DNA-specific exonuclease RecJ: MTQAFLGVEQSLTGRRWVGPSAEETRQAEALTQAADLPPAVAAILARRGVTADAADAFLAPTLKDTLPDPLSLRDMGAAAERFLGAVRGKERIAVFADYDVDGGASAALLLTWLRAMGRDATLYIPDRIDEGYGPNVPAMQALARDHDLIVCVDCGTLSHEPIAAAKGADVIVLDHHLGAETLPPACAVVNPNRQDETGDLGHLCAAGVVFLMLVEVNRQMRAGGAKGPDLLGFLDLVALATVADVAPLIGVNRALVRQGLTVMGQRRRPGLVALSDIARLDTAPTPYHLGFVFGPRINAGGRIGQADLGARLLATADPDEAAALAERLDRLNAERRDIEAAVREAALAQAEARGLDGPLVWAAGEGWHPGVVGIVASRLKEATNRPAVVIGLDGDEGKGSGRSVSGVDLGAAVQRLAGEGLLIKGGGHRMAAGLTVARDRLPDAMARLATLLDRQGASQRGPADLRVDTLLMPSAVSLDLVAQVEAAGPFGAGAAAARFAFPDMAVGFCRRVGERHLKIAFTGDTGGKLDAIAFGAFDGPLGPALEAYGGKRFHLAGRLEVNSWAGRQTVQLRLEDAAPLG; this comes from the coding sequence ATGACGCAGGCCTTTCTTGGCGTCGAACAGTCGCTGACCGGCCGGCGTTGGGTCGGCCCCTCGGCGGAAGAGACCCGGCAGGCCGAGGCGCTGACCCAAGCCGCGGACCTGCCGCCCGCCGTGGCCGCCATCCTGGCCCGGCGGGGCGTGACCGCCGATGCGGCCGACGCCTTCCTTGCCCCGACGCTGAAGGACACGCTGCCCGATCCGCTGTCCTTGCGCGACATGGGCGCCGCTGCCGAACGCTTTCTGGGCGCGGTCCGCGGGAAGGAGCGTATCGCCGTCTTCGCCGACTATGACGTCGACGGCGGCGCCTCTGCGGCGCTGCTGCTGACATGGCTGCGCGCCATGGGCCGCGACGCCACACTCTACATCCCCGACCGGATCGACGAAGGCTATGGCCCGAACGTCCCGGCGATGCAGGCTTTGGCCCGCGATCACGACCTGATCGTCTGTGTCGATTGCGGCACGCTGAGCCATGAGCCCATCGCCGCGGCCAAGGGCGCCGACGTGATCGTTCTGGATCATCACCTCGGGGCAGAGACCCTTCCCCCCGCCTGTGCCGTGGTCAACCCCAACCGGCAGGACGAAACCGGCGATCTGGGGCATCTCTGCGCGGCGGGCGTGGTCTTTCTGATGCTGGTAGAGGTCAACCGGCAGATGCGGGCAGGCGGGGCCAAGGGGCCCGACCTTCTGGGTTTTCTGGATCTGGTCGCACTGGCCACGGTGGCCGATGTCGCCCCCCTGATCGGGGTCAACCGTGCGCTTGTCCGGCAGGGGCTGACGGTCATGGGCCAGCGCCGCCGCCCCGGTCTGGTGGCCCTGTCCGATATCGCGCGGCTCGACACCGCGCCGACGCCCTATCACCTGGGCTTCGTCTTCGGCCCCCGGATCAATGCCGGCGGGCGCATCGGCCAGGCCGATCTTGGCGCGCGGCTTCTGGCCACGGCAGACCCGGATGAGGCCGCGGCGCTGGCCGAACGGCTTGACCGGCTGAACGCCGAGCGCCGGGATATCGAGGCCGCGGTGCGTGAGGCCGCCCTTGCCCAGGCCGAGGCGCGGGGGCTGGACGGCCCCCTTGTCTGGGCCGCGGGGGAGGGATGGCATCCCGGTGTCGTGGGCATCGTTGCCAGCCGCCTGAAAGAAGCCACCAATCGCCCGGCGGTCGTGATCGGCCTTGACGGGGACGAGGGCAAGGGATCGGGCCGGTCGGTGTCCGGCGTCGATCTGGGGGCCGCGGTTCAGCGCCTTGCCGGCGAAGGACTGCTGATCAAGGGGGGCGGGCACCGCATGGCCGCCGGTCTGACCGTCGCGCGCGACCGCTTGCCCGACGCGATGGCGCGACTCGCCACGCTGCTCGACAGGCAGGGGGCCAGCCAGCGCGGGCCAGCCGACCTGCGCGTCGATACGCTCTTGATGCCCTCGGCGGTCTCTCTAGATCTTGTCGCGCAGGTCGAGGCCGCGGGTCCCTTCGGCGCCGGTGCCGCTGCGGCGCGCTTCGCTTTCCCCGACATGGCGGTCGGGTTCTGCCGCCGGGTCGGGGAGCGCCACCTCAAGATCGCATTCACCGGCGATACCGGCGGCAAACTCGACGCGATCGCTTTCGGCGCCTTCGACGGGCCGCTTGGTCCCGCGCTGGAGGCCTATGGCGGCAAACGCTTCCATCTGGCCGGCCGGCTGGAGGTCAACAGCTGGGCCGGTCGGCAGACCGTGCAGCTCCGGCTGGAGGACGCCGCGCCCTTGGGATGA
- a CDS encoding Arc family DNA-binding protein — MTKRYPSEEQDRFMVRLPDGMREKIKAAAAAEDRTMNAEIVSRLKDSFKMDEQRQNYNGRLSFVGAAKRASRSTQPDEELSERVAKLEDAMNSLEPLEFFDDETGRRMLVLGKPITEAED; from the coding sequence ATGACAAAAAGATACCCGAGTGAAGAACAAGACAGGTTTATGGTTCGCCTGCCTGATGGGATGCGGGAGAAAATCAAAGCGGCTGCGGCGGCTGAGGATCGCACCATGAACGCTGAAATTGTCTCAAGGCTGAAAGATAGCTTTAAGATGGATGAACAGCGTCAGAACTATAACGGCAGGCTGTCATTCGTGGGTGCCGCCAAGAGAGCAAGTCGAAGCACCCAACCAGATGAAGAACTGTCTGAACGGGTTGCCAAGCTCGAAGATGCGATGAACTCGCTTGAGCCGCTGGAATTTTTCGATGATGAGACGGGCAGAAGAATGCTCGTGCTCGGCAAGCCGATCACCGAAGCCGAAGACTGA
- a CDS encoding DUF3102 domain-containing protein produces MTLTLIKPVKTPAPALSGFAYADLEPKIAEGAKAAATVIREKLDTVRSDFLTIGTKLLAIKEKLPHGMFGAWIEAEFSMGHSTANNLMNVARLANKVPPQVIEHYPQAAVYKLAAPSTPECIVTQLANLAKKGDPLPAPEQMLTELREAKEKEDAAKEEQRQAAQAARQDKAARKALLAEGKTPEEVEKIMANKAKKKAAYTKAKAKAKAEQHEAYKQETEERKARAAEAVAFLRDHLSHDDLREFAALYDAGGFMFNKTLKEAVQ; encoded by the coding sequence ATGACACTGACGCTCATCAAGCCCGTGAAGACCCCAGCGCCTGCCCTCAGCGGCTTCGCCTATGCTGACCTTGAGCCGAAGATTGCCGAGGGGGCGAAGGCTGCCGCGACTGTGATCCGCGAGAAGCTGGACACGGTGCGCAGTGACTTCCTGACCATCGGCACCAAGCTTCTGGCGATCAAGGAGAAGCTGCCCCACGGCATGTTCGGTGCGTGGATCGAAGCCGAATTTTCGATGGGCCATTCCACCGCCAACAATCTGATGAACGTGGCGCGGCTTGCAAACAAGGTGCCGCCGCAGGTGATCGAGCATTATCCGCAAGCGGCAGTCTACAAGCTGGCAGCCCCCAGCACCCCGGAGTGCATCGTCACCCAACTGGCCAATCTGGCGAAGAAGGGCGATCCGCTCCCGGCACCTGAACAGATGCTGACCGAGCTTCGGGAGGCGAAGGAGAAGGAAGACGCCGCCAAGGAGGAACAGCGGCAGGCTGCGCAGGCCGCACGGCAGGATAAGGCTGCCCGCAAGGCTCTGCTGGCCGAGGGCAAGACCCCCGAAGAAGTTGAAAAGATCATGGCGAACAAGGCCAAGAAGAAGGCCGCATACACGAAGGCCAAGGCGAAGGCGAAGGCCGAACAGCATGAAGCCTACAAGCAGGAAACAGAAGAGCGGAAGGCCCGCGCCGCCGAAGCCGTGGCCTTTCTGCGCGATCACCTGAGCCACGATGACCTGCGCGAGTTCGCCGCCCTCTATGACGCAGGGGGCTTCATGTTCAACAAGACCTTGAAGGAGGCCGTGCAATGA
- a CDS encoding Arc family DNA-binding protein, whose translation MPEPRLNLRLSEDVKNWLAARAAANDRSMTAEVNRILKAAQAAERSTGAAQ comes from the coding sequence ATGCCGGAACCCCGCTTGAACCTGAGACTGTCCGAAGACGTGAAGAACTGGCTGGCAGCACGGGCAGCCGCGAATGATCGCAGCATGACGGCCGAAGTGAACCGCATCCTTAAAGCGGCTCAGGCTGCAGAACGTTCCACGGGAGCAGCACAATGA
- the xerC gene encoding tyrosine recombinase XerC, with protein sequence MAKNKTSKPKYVHVYRDRHGKVRIYFNKPGQPRVPLPGPLNSPAFFAAYAKAIAGVELTTTTKPKAAKDTISALIELYYNSPLFHGLSDSSKTNYRRILERFRQEHGDKPIIGLGRKHVTSILGKMSDRPEAANTLLKRLKVLMGFALDNGMVDHNPLVGMKGFKTSSEGFHTWSEDEIARFEDRHPIGSKARLAMTLMLCTGQRRSDVVRMGWQHVDGNLIAVKQQKTGANLLIPIHPKLKAVLDQTPRDNMTFLLTDYGKPFSANGFGNWMRKRCDEAALSVCSSHGLRKACARRLAEAGCSNQEIKAVTGHETEAEVTRYTKAADQKVLALKAMGKLSGGEGGTQSANLPDKVSKSSS encoded by the coding sequence ATGGCCAAGAATAAGACTTCAAAGCCCAAGTATGTGCATGTCTACCGCGACAGGCACGGCAAGGTGCGCATCTATTTCAACAAGCCGGGGCAACCCCGAGTGCCGTTGCCCGGCCCCCTGAACAGCCCTGCGTTCTTCGCAGCCTACGCCAAAGCCATCGCCGGGGTGGAACTGACCACCACGACCAAGCCCAAGGCCGCGAAGGATACCATCTCCGCGCTGATCGAACTCTATTACAACTCGCCGCTGTTTCATGGCCTGTCCGACAGTAGCAAAACGAACTATCGCCGCATATTGGAAAGGTTCCGGCAGGAGCATGGGGACAAGCCTATCATCGGGCTGGGCCGGAAGCATGTGACATCTATCCTCGGGAAGATGAGCGACCGCCCAGAGGCAGCCAACACGCTCCTGAAACGCCTCAAGGTGCTGATGGGCTTCGCGCTGGACAACGGCATGGTTGACCATAACCCGCTAGTCGGGATGAAGGGCTTCAAAACCTCCTCGGAAGGCTTCCACACTTGGAGCGAAGATGAGATTGCCCGCTTTGAAGATCGGCATCCCATCGGCTCTAAAGCCCGGCTGGCCATGACGCTGATGCTCTGCACCGGGCAACGCCGCTCAGACGTGGTGCGGATGGGGTGGCAGCATGTGGACGGCAACTTGATTGCGGTGAAGCAACAGAAGACGGGCGCAAACCTGCTGATCCCGATCCACCCGAAACTGAAAGCCGTTCTGGATCAGACGCCCCGCGACAACATGACCTTTCTGTTGACCGACTACGGGAAGCCTTTCAGCGCCAACGGTTTCGGGAACTGGATGCGGAAGCGATGTGATGAGGCTGCCTTGTCAGTCTGTTCCTCACATGGACTGCGCAAGGCATGTGCCCGACGCTTGGCCGAAGCGGGATGCAGCAATCAAGAAATCAAGGCCGTGACGGGACACGAGACCGAAGCGGAAGTCACCAGATATACCAAGGCAGCCGATCAGAAGGTGTTGGCTCTAAAAGCCATGGGCAAGCTCAGCGGGGGTGAAGGTGGAACACAATCTGCTAACCTCCCTGACAAAGTTAGCAAGTCCAGTAGCTAA